One region of Cobetia sp. cqz5-12 genomic DNA includes:
- a CDS encoding riboflavin synthase, with translation MFTGIVQGMAEVVAIEERTDFRTHQVRLPAGLEAGLELGASVAHNGCCLTVTALEGQLASFDLMRETLRLTNLGELEVGSVVNVERAARFGDEIGGHSMSGHVMAMVTIDAIEATADNRRIWFQAPAELMRFLFDKGYVGLDGVSLTIGEVQGTRFCVNLIPETLERTLMGVRAVGDQVNLEVDPQTQAIVETVERVMASRLA, from the coding sequence ATGTTCACGGGTATCGTACAAGGCATGGCGGAAGTGGTGGCCATTGAAGAACGCACTGACTTTCGCACGCATCAAGTCCGATTGCCGGCGGGGTTGGAGGCGGGGCTGGAGCTGGGGGCCTCGGTGGCCCATAACGGTTGCTGTCTGACCGTGACGGCACTTGAGGGTCAACTGGCGAGTTTTGACCTGATGCGCGAGACGCTGCGTCTGACCAATCTGGGTGAGCTCGAGGTGGGCAGCGTCGTGAACGTGGAGCGAGCGGCACGCTTCGGCGACGAGATCGGCGGGCACTCCATGTCTGGTCATGTCATGGCGATGGTGACCATCGATGCCATCGAGGCCACCGCCGACAATCGTCGTATCTGGTTCCAGGCGCCGGCCGAGCTGATGCGTTTCCTGTTCGACAAGGGCTACGTGGGACTTGACGGTGTCAGCCTGACGATCGGCGAGGTGCAGGGCACACGCTTCTGCGTCAATCTGATTCCGGAGACCCTGGAGCGGACCCTGATGGGAGTCCGTGCCGTCGGTGATCAGGTCAACCTTGAAGTCGACCCGCAGACCCAGGCCATCGTCGAGACCGTCGAGCGGGTCATGGCCTCCCGTCTGGCATGA
- a CDS encoding methionine ABC transporter ATP-binding protein has protein sequence MITLKNVSKTYGSGDKAVVALKDASLTVPQGAITGVIGLSGAGKSTLIRCVNLLERPTAGSVVVDGQELTELDESALRSARHQIGMIFQHFNLLSSRTVFANVALPLELAGVSKDEIRQRVEPLLELTGLSDKAGQYPAQLSGGQKQRVAIARALASRPKVLLCDEATSALDPQTTASILELLKDINTKLGLTILLITHEMEVVKSICDQVALISGGELVEVAPVGDFFTAPQTRLGREFLNEFLELEPPRALVDRLEASAGPHTHPVVRLAFSGDAVSTPLISRLARECQVDVSILQAKVESIQDRTLGLMIAELMGDSHQTRQALDYLESHDLKVEVLGHVTRTT, from the coding sequence ATGATCACACTCAAGAACGTCTCCAAGACTTACGGCAGTGGTGACAAGGCCGTGGTCGCGCTCAAGGATGCCAGCCTCACGGTTCCTCAGGGCGCCATTACCGGCGTCATCGGCCTGTCCGGTGCCGGCAAGTCGACCCTGATTCGCTGCGTCAATCTACTCGAACGCCCCACCGCCGGCAGCGTCGTCGTCGATGGCCAGGAACTTACCGAGCTCGACGAGTCCGCCCTGCGCAGCGCTCGTCATCAGATCGGCATGATCTTCCAGCACTTCAATCTGCTCTCCTCACGCACGGTCTTCGCCAATGTGGCGCTGCCGCTGGAGCTGGCTGGCGTCTCGAAAGACGAAATCAGACAGCGCGTCGAGCCACTGCTGGAGCTGACCGGCTTGAGCGACAAGGCTGGCCAGTATCCTGCCCAGCTGTCCGGCGGTCAGAAACAGCGCGTGGCCATCGCCCGTGCGCTGGCCAGCCGCCCCAAGGTATTGCTGTGCGACGAGGCCACCTCGGCGCTTGACCCGCAGACCACCGCTTCCATCCTTGAGCTGCTCAAGGACATCAACACCAAGCTGGGCCTGACCATCCTGCTGATCACCCACGAGATGGAAGTGGTCAAGAGCATCTGTGATCAGGTCGCCCTGATCAGTGGTGGCGAGCTGGTGGAAGTGGCGCCGGTGGGCGATTTCTTCACCGCGCCGCAGACCCGACTGGGTCGCGAGTTCCTCAATGAATTCCTGGAACTGGAGCCGCCGCGCGCGCTGGTCGATCGCCTCGAAGCCAGCGCAGGGCCTCACACCCATCCGGTGGTCCGTCTGGCCTTCAGTGGTGATGCCGTGTCCACACCGCTGATTTCGCGACTGGCGCGTGAATGCCAGGTGGATGTCAGCATCCTGCAGGCCAAGGTGGAGTCCATCCAGGACCGCACTCTCGGCCTGATGATCGCCGAACTGATGGGCGACAGCCACCAGACCCGGCAAGCGCTCGATTATCTCGAATCCCACGACCTGAAAGTGGAGGTGCTCGGCCATGTCACCCGCACTACTTGA
- a CDS encoding methionine ABC transporter permease → MSPALLELVLTSTLETLYMVAVAGLISAALGIPLGVALYTSRPGQILARPALNNALSIITNIGRSVPFIILMVAIIPLTRLIAGSSIGTNAAIVPLTIASIPFVARLIEGALNEVGPGLVEAAQAMGATPMQIITKVLLPEARGGIINGLTITVVTLISYSAMAGTVGGGGLGDLGIRYGYNRFDPMVMLVTVVILVVMVQGFQSLGDHLVRKSNHK, encoded by the coding sequence ATGTCACCCGCACTACTTGAACTCGTTCTCACCTCCACCCTCGAGACGCTTTACATGGTCGCGGTGGCAGGCCTGATCTCCGCGGCACTCGGCATTCCGCTGGGCGTAGCACTCTACACCTCGCGCCCCGGTCAGATTCTCGCTCGACCGGCACTCAACAACGCGCTGAGCATCATCACCAACATCGGTCGCTCGGTGCCGTTCATCATCCTGATGGTGGCGATCATCCCGCTGACGCGCCTGATCGCGGGTAGCTCGATCGGCACCAATGCCGCCATCGTGCCGCTGACCATCGCCTCCATTCCCTTCGTCGCCCGCCTGATCGAAGGCGCGCTGAATGAAGTCGGCCCGGGGCTGGTCGAGGCCGCACAGGCCATGGGCGCCACGCCGATGCAGATCATCACCAAGGTGCTGCTGCCGGAAGCACGCGGCGGCATCATCAATGGCCTGACCATCACCGTGGTCACCTTGATCAGCTATTCCGCCATGGCCGGCACCGTCGGCGGCGGCGGCCTGGGCGATCTCGGTATCCGATACGGCTACAACCGCTTCGACCCGATGGTGATGCTGGTGACAGTCGTCATCCTGGTGGTCATGGTGCAAGGCTTCCAGAGTCTGGGGGATCACCTGGTGCGCAAATCGAACCACAAGTAA
- a CDS encoding MetQ/NlpA family ABC transporter substrate-binding protein, translating into MLTTLSSPLRLAGAATLLGATLLAGCGNDASDENTLKMGTVAGPETEVMKVAAEIAKEKYDLNVEITEFTDYVSPNAALADGSLDANAYQHQPYMESMVRERGYKFASAGKTFVYPIGAYSEKYEDISELPDGATIALPNDPSNEGRSLILMHDLGMIELTDKSNLEATPIDVAKNPHDYQFKEIEAAQLPRILPDVDLAFINNTFAQPAGLAPEDALIREGAESPYVNLIVVRQGDEDSEKVQKLVKAYQTPEVEAKAEELFKGAAVPGWK; encoded by the coding sequence ATGCTGACCACGCTTTCTTCCCCGCTGCGCCTTGCCGGTGCCGCCACCCTGCTCGGCGCCACTCTGCTGGCTGGCTGCGGCAATGACGCATCCGACGAGAACACCCTCAAGATGGGTACCGTCGCAGGCCCGGAAACCGAGGTGATGAAGGTCGCGGCCGAGATCGCCAAGGAAAAGTACGACCTGAACGTCGAGATCACGGAGTTCACCGACTACGTGTCTCCGAACGCCGCTCTGGCCGATGGCTCGCTGGACGCCAATGCCTATCAGCACCAGCCGTACATGGAATCCATGGTGCGTGAGCGTGGCTACAAGTTCGCCAGCGCCGGCAAGACCTTCGTGTACCCGATCGGCGCCTATTCCGAGAAGTACGAGGACATCAGCGAACTGCCGGACGGCGCGACCATCGCCCTGCCGAACGACCCGTCCAACGAAGGCCGCTCCCTGATCCTGATGCACGACCTGGGCATGATCGAGCTGACCGACAAGAGCAATCTCGAAGCGACCCCGATCGACGTCGCCAAGAACCCGCATGACTACCAGTTCAAGGAAATCGAAGCTGCCCAGCTGCCGCGCATCCTGCCGGACGTTGACCTGGCCTTCATCAACAACACCTTCGCACAGCCGGCTGGCCTCGCGCCGGAAGACGCGCTGATCCGTGAAGGCGCCGAGTCCCCCTACGTCAACCTGATCGTCGTACGTCAGGGTGATGAAGACAGCGAGAAGGTGCAGAAGCTGGTCAAGGCCTACCAGACGCCGGAAGTCGAAGCCAAGGCCGAAGAGCTGTTCAAGGGCGCGGCGGTGCCGGGCTGGAAGTAA
- a CDS encoding GAF domain-containing protein, with product MATRPDYSLLARQLDAILDTRDWLTNASQTAAFINMTVENLNWAGFYVQRQPQVLHLGPFQGQPACHPIPFTKGVCGAAATERTTQRVADVHAFPGHIACDAASRSELVIPVLIEQDGQQVLWGVLDLDSPSPERFEEEDQAGIERLVEIFIASSDFDSVPV from the coding sequence ATGGCCACTCGTCCCGACTATTCACTGCTGGCGCGCCAGCTGGACGCCATTCTCGACACTCGCGACTGGCTGACCAACGCCTCCCAGACGGCTGCCTTCATCAACATGACGGTGGAGAACCTCAACTGGGCAGGCTTCTATGTGCAACGTCAGCCGCAGGTTCTGCACCTCGGACCGTTCCAAGGTCAGCCGGCCTGCCACCCGATTCCCTTCACCAAGGGCGTGTGTGGCGCCGCCGCCACCGAGCGCACCACCCAGCGTGTCGCGGACGTGCACGCCTTCCCGGGCCATATTGCCTGTGATGCCGCTTCGCGCAGCGAGCTGGTGATTCCGGTGCTCATCGAGCAGGACGGCCAGCAAGTGCTGTGGGGTGTGCTGGATCTGGATAGCCCAAGCCCTGAGCGCTTCGAAGAGGAAGACCAGGCCGGCATCGAGCGCCTGGTCGAGATCTTCATCGCCTCCAGCGATTTCGACAGCGTTCCTGTCTGA
- a CDS encoding alpha/beta hydrolase has protein sequence MPATAPPHAEASLQNHDDAHAGLEQVIKHLERIKAFTARTGNDLGAKRTLLEAYFAADASILDTGVTPRLAMVPGGEGERVCEVLPAPDDAPARPRHLLYVHGGSWIAGSPAGHRPLASRLGRAARAETYTLDYRLAPEAAFPAGLQDVLAAWRWLCDEYPQDHLLLAGDSAGGNLTLAALNALKSAGERLPDAVIAFSPATDLSWGSASLSRKAEVDPILDPNLLPFVSMAYVQDGTDMSDPRISPLEGNLFDLPPTLIQCGEAEILLDDSRRYAAQAQDCGSPVTLSLWPNMPHVFVGFAPLLSAANAALKEAREFLDATLA, from the coding sequence ATGCCAGCGACCGCACCTCCTCATGCAGAAGCTTCTCTCCAGAATCACGATGACGCCCATGCCGGGCTTGAGCAGGTCATCAAGCATCTCGAGCGCATCAAGGCGTTCACGGCGCGCACCGGCAATGACCTCGGCGCCAAGCGCACCCTGCTTGAGGCTTACTTCGCCGCCGACGCCAGCATTCTCGACACCGGCGTGACACCGCGCCTCGCGATGGTGCCAGGCGGCGAGGGAGAGCGTGTCTGTGAGGTGTTGCCGGCACCCGATGACGCACCAGCGCGCCCGCGTCACCTGCTGTATGTACATGGTGGCAGCTGGATCGCAGGCTCACCTGCCGGTCACCGCCCGCTGGCCAGCCGTCTGGGCCGTGCGGCACGCGCCGAGACCTACACCCTGGATTATCGTCTCGCGCCAGAGGCCGCCTTCCCGGCCGGCCTGCAGGACGTGTTGGCCGCGTGGCGCTGGCTATGTGACGAATACCCGCAGGACCACCTGCTGCTGGCCGGTGACAGCGCGGGCGGCAACCTCACACTGGCGGCCCTGAATGCACTCAAGAGTGCAGGCGAACGGCTGCCGGATGCAGTGATCGCCTTCTCGCCCGCCACCGACCTCAGCTGGGGCAGCGCCTCGCTGTCGCGCAAGGCCGAGGTGGACCCGATCCTCGACCCCAATCTGCTGCCCTTCGTGAGCATGGCCTATGTGCAGGACGGCACCGACATGAGCGATCCGCGCATCTCGCCGCTGGAGGGAAATCTGTTTGACCTGCCTCCGACGCTGATCCAGTGCGGTGAGGCGGAGATCCTGCTCGATGACAGTCGTCGCTACGCCGCGCAGGCGCAGGATTGTGGCTCACCTGTCACGCTCAGCCTGTGGCCGAACATGCCGCATGTGTTCGTCGGTTTCGCCCCACTGCTGAGCGCTGCCAATGCCGCTCTCAAGGAAGCACGCGAATTCCTCGACGCTACGCTTGCCTGA
- a CDS encoding MIP/aquaporin family protein, protein MWTDVMTGEFLGTTFMILLGGGVVANAMLRGTKGAGSSWLMINAGWGFAVMVGVLVSTSTGSPYGDLNPAVTMAKYLLGVHTDELKVARMMLAELLGCFMGAVLVWAAYYPHWEVTRDPLRKRAVFCTDPAVANKTANVISEAIATVVLIFAIGSMVNSELITDRVLPYLIGALVWAIGLSLGGPTGNAMNPARDLAPRFAHWVLPIAGKGSSGWQYAWVPIAGPLLGAVLAAVLRRVFF, encoded by the coding sequence ATGTGGACTGACGTCATGACGGGCGAGTTTCTGGGCACCACCTTCATGATTCTGCTGGGGGGTGGCGTGGTCGCCAATGCGATGCTCAGGGGCACCAAGGGAGCGGGTTCCAGCTGGCTGATGATCAATGCCGGCTGGGGATTTGCCGTGATGGTCGGGGTGCTGGTCTCGACCTCGACAGGGTCGCCCTATGGCGATCTCAATCCGGCGGTGACGATGGCGAAATACCTGTTGGGCGTGCATACCGATGAGCTCAAGGTCGCCAGGATGATGCTGGCGGAGCTGCTCGGCTGCTTCATGGGAGCGGTGCTGGTGTGGGCGGCCTATTACCCGCACTGGGAGGTGACCCGAGACCCGCTGCGCAAACGCGCGGTCTTCTGTACTGACCCGGCAGTGGCCAACAAGACGGCCAATGTCATCAGTGAGGCGATCGCGACAGTGGTACTCATCTTCGCCATCGGCAGCATGGTCAACAGTGAGCTGATCACGGATCGGGTATTGCCGTATCTCATCGGCGCGCTGGTGTGGGCCATCGGTCTGTCACTGGGTGGCCCGACCGGCAATGCGATGAATCCGGCGCGTGATCTGGCGCCGCGCTTCGCGCATTGGGTGTTGCCGATTGCCGGCAAGGGCAGTTCGGGCTGGCAGTATGCCTGGGTGCCCATCGCTGGCCCCTTGCTGGGGGCTGTATTGGCAGCTGTGCTGCGTCGGGTCTTTTTCTAG
- a CDS encoding MIP/aquaporin family protein, which produces MWTDVMTGEFLGCLFLILFGGGVVANVVLSDTKGNGSGWIVITTGWGFAVMIGVFVAVSTGSPQADLNPAVTLAKYLLGVHATLMDVARHVIAQMLGCFAGAVMVWLAYLPHWKRTSDAGLKRAVFCTDPAVECRLGNMLSEVIGTVVLIFGIGAIVGSGTISAGLLPYLVGMLVWAIGLSLGGATGYAINPARDLGPRIAHSLLPIHGKGASGWGYAWVPIAGPLAGALIAASMWHLLL; this is translated from the coding sequence ATGTGGACCGATGTCATGACGGGCGAGTTTCTCGGCTGTCTGTTCCTTATCCTGTTCGGCGGTGGCGTGGTCGCCAATGTGGTGTTGTCTGACACCAAGGGCAATGGTTCCGGTTGGATCGTGATCACCACCGGCTGGGGCTTTGCCGTGATGATCGGCGTGTTCGTGGCCGTCTCGACCGGTTCGCCCCAGGCGGACCTCAACCCGGCGGTGACCCTGGCCAAGTATCTGCTCGGGGTACATGCCACTCTCATGGATGTGGCGCGGCATGTCATCGCGCAGATGCTGGGCTGTTTCGCCGGTGCCGTGATGGTGTGGCTGGCCTATCTGCCGCATTGGAAGCGTACCAGCGATGCTGGCCTCAAACGGGCAGTGTTCTGCACGGATCCGGCAGTTGAATGTCGTCTGGGCAATATGCTCAGCGAAGTGATCGGTACCGTGGTGCTGATCTTCGGTATCGGTGCCATCGTCGGTTCAGGCACCATCAGCGCTGGCCTGCTGCCGTATCTGGTCGGCATGCTGGTGTGGGCCATCGGCCTCTCGCTGGGTGGCGCGACCGGCTATGCCATCAACCCGGCGCGTGACCTGGGGCCGCGCATCGCACACTCCTTGTTGCCGATCCACGGCAAGGGCGCCTCCGGCTGGGGCTATGCCTGGGTGCCGATCGCCGGTCCCCTGGCAGGGGCCTTGATCGCAGCCTCCATGTGGCATCTGCTGCTGTAA
- the glpK gene encoding glycerol kinase GlpK, whose product MSSPKPEKDSRVDGPTRILAIDQGTTSSRAILFDREGTVTGLAQEEFPQHFPDSGWVEHNVDDIWGSVKRTVRQSLINTNVGAEQVAAIGITNQRETTIVWDRETGVPVYNAIVWQDRRTHEYCRELSDAGHGDMIQQKTGLLIDPYFSATKLRWILENVEGVRARAEKGELAFGTVDSYLIWKLTAGKRHVTDATNASRTCLFNIVDQCWDSELLELFGIPESLLPQVLDSSDDFGITDPQLFGAAMPIRGVAGDQQAALVGQACFTPGMSKSTYGTGCFMIMNTGEKMELSRNRLLTTVGYRLNGKPTYAMEGSIFVAGATVQWLRDGLKLFSDASETEPLARAAKADHGVYMVPAFTGLGAPHWDPQARGAILGLTRGTGITDIVAAGLQSVCYQTRDLQECMLDDVAINCANLRVDGGMVSNNWVMQFLSDMLGVKVDRPRVLETTALGVAYLAGLHIGWYDSLDEISELWHCERTFAPEMAEEQRERLYAGWLEAVERVKSDGGH is encoded by the coding sequence ATGTCTAGCCCCAAGCCAGAGAAAGACTCTCGCGTCGATGGACCCACGCGCATTCTCGCGATCGACCAGGGTACCACCAGCTCCCGCGCCATCCTGTTCGATCGTGAAGGGACGGTGACAGGTCTGGCACAGGAAGAATTTCCGCAGCATTTCCCGGACAGCGGTTGGGTCGAGCACAACGTCGATGATATCTGGGGGTCAGTGAAGCGCACCGTGCGTCAGTCGCTGATCAATACCAATGTCGGCGCCGAGCAGGTGGCCGCCATCGGGATCACCAACCAGCGTGAGACCACCATCGTCTGGGACCGCGAGACCGGCGTGCCGGTCTACAACGCCATCGTCTGGCAGGACCGCCGCACCCACGAATACTGCCGTGAGCTTTCCGATGCCGGTCATGGTGACATGATCCAGCAGAAGACCGGCCTGCTGATCGACCCGTATTTCTCCGCGACCAAGCTGCGCTGGATTCTCGAGAATGTCGAAGGCGTTCGCGCGCGTGCCGAGAAGGGCGAGCTGGCCTTCGGTACCGTCGACAGCTACCTGATCTGGAAGCTGACCGCTGGCAAGCGTCACGTCACCGATGCCACCAACGCATCGCGTACTTGCCTGTTCAACATCGTCGATCAGTGCTGGGACAGTGAGCTGCTGGAGCTGTTCGGCATCCCGGAATCCCTGCTGCCGCAAGTGCTGGATTCCAGTGATGATTTCGGCATCACCGATCCGCAGCTGTTCGGTGCGGCGATGCCGATTCGCGGCGTGGCCGGCGATCAACAGGCGGCGCTGGTCGGTCAGGCCTGCTTCACGCCCGGCATGAGCAAGAGCACCTACGGCACTGGCTGCTTCATGATCATGAACACCGGCGAGAAGATGGAGCTGTCGCGCAATCGTCTGCTGACCACGGTGGGTTATCGCCTCAATGGCAAGCCGACCTATGCCATGGAGGGCAGCATCTTCGTGGCGGGTGCTACCGTGCAGTGGCTGCGTGACGGTCTGAAGCTGTTCTCGGATGCCTCCGAGACCGAACCGTTGGCGCGGGCGGCCAAGGCCGACCACGGCGTCTACATGGTGCCGGCCTTCACTGGCCTGGGGGCACCGCACTGGGACCCGCAGGCGCGTGGCGCGATTCTGGGGCTGACCCGTGGCACCGGCATCACCGATATCGTGGCGGCCGGTCTGCAGTCAGTCTGTTATCAGACGCGTGACCTGCAGGAGTGCATGCTGGATGACGTGGCCATCAACTGCGCGAATCTGCGCGTGGATGGCGGCATGGTCAGCAATAACTGGGTGATGCAGTTCCTGTCTGACATGCTGGGCGTGAAGGTGGATCGTCCGCGCGTGCTGGAAACCACGGCGCTGGGCGTCGCGTATCTGGCTGGCCTGCATATCGGCTGGTATGACAGCCTGGATGAGATCAGCGAGCTGTGGCATTGCGAGCGTACCTTCGCGCCGGAAATGGCGGAAGAGCAGCGTGAGCGCCTCTACGCCGGCTGGTTGGAAGCGGTAGAAAGAGTGAAAAGCGACGGAGGCCACTGA
- a CDS encoding DeoR/GlpR family transcriptional regulator, whose amino-acid sequence MMQPKRHRAIVELITRQGYASIEQLASHFEVTPQTIRRDLNQLSEAGALKRVHGGAGLESSTVSTAYSTRKTLNLGAKRRMAAALAKQIPDHASLFINIGTSNEMVAEALCDHHGLEVITNNLNVAAILQHKEDFNVIVAGGMVRSRDGGIIGEATIDFINQFKVDFGIIGISGIDEDGSLLEFDYQEVRVAQAIIHNSRQVFLIADHSKFQRNAVVRQGNLSQLDALFTDIQPPESILTLMRQHEVALHVAGDESSDETGDA is encoded by the coding sequence ATGATGCAGCCAAAGCGCCATCGCGCCATTGTCGAACTGATCACGCGTCAGGGCTATGCCTCCATCGAGCAGCTGGCCAGTCACTTCGAGGTCACGCCGCAGACCATTCGTCGCGACCTCAATCAGCTGTCCGAGGCCGGTGCGCTCAAGCGCGTGCACGGGGGCGCGGGGCTTGAGTCCAGTACCGTCAGTACCGCCTACAGCACCCGCAAGACATTGAACCTGGGCGCCAAGCGGCGAATGGCGGCGGCCCTGGCCAAGCAGATTCCCGACCACGCCTCGCTGTTCATCAACATCGGCACCAGCAACGAGATGGTGGCCGAGGCGCTGTGTGATCACCACGGGCTTGAGGTCATCACCAACAACCTGAACGTGGCGGCCATCCTCCAGCACAAGGAGGATTTCAATGTCATCGTCGCCGGCGGCATGGTGCGCTCCCGCGATGGCGGCATCATCGGCGAGGCCACCATCGACTTCATCAACCAGTTCAAGGTCGACTTCGGCATCATCGGCATCAGCGGCATCGATGAAGATGGCTCGCTGCTGGAATTCGACTATCAGGAAGTGCGTGTCGCCCAGGCGATCATCCACAACTCACGCCAGGTCTTCCTGATCGCGGATCACTCCAAGTTCCAGCGCAATGCGGTCGTGCGTCAGGGCAATCTGAGCCAACTTGATGCGCTCTTCACCGACATCCAGCCCCCGGAAAGCATCCTGACCCTGATGCGTCAGCACGAAGTCGCGCTGCATGTCGCCGGTGACGAGTCGTCTGACGAGACTGGCGACGCTTGA
- the glpD gene encoding glycerol-3-phosphate dehydrogenase, which produces MSRDNDAILDLFIIGGGINGAGIANDASGRGLSVALCEQNDLASATSSASSKLIHGGLRYLEHYEFRLVREALQEREVLLKKAPHIIWPLRFILPHQPHLRPAWMIRAGLFLYDHIGKRETLPASKGLKFGEQSPLVSEINQGFEYSDCWVDDARLVITNALQAREQGAEIMTRTRCVGARDVNGHWELTLENIDSGETFTRHARTLVNAAGPWVESFIKGATERTPRYGIRMIQGSHLIVPRINTDDRAFILQNKDKRIVFVLPYQEDFSLIGTTDVRYKGDPSEVACSSDETDYMLEVVNHHFKRKLGRDDVVSTFSGVRPLCDDESADPSAMTRDYTLHLDDSGAPMLSIFGGKITTYRKLAESALEDLKPLLPSMGEPWTHKKALPGGDIESRAAFTRQLQRDYPFLGEARARRFASSYGSLCLHFLDGKKSEAELGEDFGAGLSAAEIDYLVEHEWAREVQDVVWRRTKLTLRLSDEQKTRIGHYLNERLLARAA; this is translated from the coding sequence ATGTCCCGCGACAACGATGCAATTCTTGACCTCTTCATCATCGGCGGCGGCATCAATGGCGCCGGTATCGCCAACGATGCCAGCGGCCGCGGCCTGAGCGTGGCCCTGTGCGAGCAGAACGACCTCGCCAGTGCGACCTCCTCCGCCAGCAGCAAGCTGATCCACGGCGGCCTGCGCTATCTGGAGCACTACGAATTCCGCCTGGTACGCGAGGCCCTGCAGGAGCGCGAGGTACTGCTCAAGAAGGCGCCGCATATCATCTGGCCGCTGCGCTTCATCCTGCCGCACCAGCCGCATCTGCGTCCGGCGTGGATGATTCGTGCGGGCCTGTTCCTGTATGACCACATCGGCAAGCGCGAGACCCTGCCAGCCTCCAAGGGCCTCAAGTTCGGTGAGCAGAGCCCGCTGGTCAGCGAGATCAATCAAGGCTTCGAATACTCGGATTGCTGGGTCGATGATGCCCGTCTGGTCATCACCAATGCGCTGCAGGCACGCGAGCAGGGCGCCGAGATCATGACGCGCACTCGTTGCGTCGGGGCACGCGACGTGAACGGGCATTGGGAGCTGACACTGGAGAACATCGACAGCGGTGAGACCTTCACCCGTCACGCCCGCACATTGGTGAATGCCGCCGGGCCGTGGGTGGAGTCCTTCATCAAGGGCGCTACCGAACGCACGCCGCGCTACGGCATCCGCATGATCCAGGGCAGCCACCTGATCGTGCCGCGCATCAACACCGATGACCGCGCCTTCATCCTGCAGAACAAGGACAAGCGCATCGTCTTCGTGCTGCCCTATCAGGAAGACTTCAGCCTGATCGGCACCACCGATGTGCGCTACAAGGGCGACCCCTCCGAAGTGGCCTGCTCAAGCGATGAAACCGACTACATGCTCGAGGTGGTCAACCATCACTTCAAGCGCAAGCTCGGCCGCGATGACGTGGTCTCGACCTTCTCCGGCGTGCGCCCGCTGTGTGATGACGAATCGGCCGACCCATCCGCGATGACGCGTGATTACACCCTGCATCTGGATGACAGCGGCGCGCCGATGCTGTCCATCTTCGGTGGCAAGATCACCACCTATCGCAAGCTGGCCGAATCGGCACTTGAAGACCTCAAGCCGCTGCTGCCGAGCATGGGCGAGCCGTGGACCCACAAGAAGGCCCTGCCCGGTGGCGATATCGAGAGCCGCGCAGCCTTCACCCGCCAGCTGCAGCGCGACTACCCGTTCCTCGGCGAAGCACGCGCCAGACGCTTCGCCTCAAGCTACGGCAGCCTGTGCCTGCACTTCCTCGACGGTAAGAAGAGCGAGGCGGAGCTGGGCGAGGACTTCGGCGCAGGCCTGAGCGCCGCCGAGATCGACTACCTGGTCGAGCACGAATGGGCGCGTGAGGTGCAGGATGTCGTCTGGCGCCGCACCAAGCTGACGCTGCGCCTGAGCGATGAGCAGAAGACGCGCATCGGCCACTACCTCAATGAACGCCTGCTGGCACGCGCCGCCTGA